From the Trifolium pratense cultivar HEN17-A07 linkage group LG4, ARS_RC_1.1, whole genome shotgun sequence genome, the window GACCTCCCAAATTTTCAAAGCATATCGAGGGGCATGTAAGCATATTGAAGGGCCTAAAGAGCTATTTTCAAACAATCTTGAGCACAATCAAGAGGTTAGACCACAAATATAGTCATAGACATTACCTCCAATTAGGTTTGCTGATTATGAGGTAGATTCAAATGAAGTCATAGATCACGTGGAAGACCTGGTGCACTTTGCACTTATGGCAAACACTTGTCATTCTCAAACTCCGAATGTCAAATTATGGATTTCATATACACCACTGAAGGGATCATTCGACAATCTGCATGGACAGAAGTACTAAAGAGATTTAAGAAGGCTTCTGactaattttgaagaaaaaacttCTTACAAACAGAATAAATCTAGCAATTATGATGAATATGTGAGTTATGTTATGCTTGGTTTAAATCGGTTCCAATTATTATGAATATGAGTTATGTTATGCATCTGTGACTTTTTTGTAACATATTATAGGTACAAAGTATCCACCACCATTTAGCAATAACTAATTTCCTTCTGTGAACACATTGAGCATACAAGGTAAGTTCTTCTCACATAACTGGATTTTCAGAACTATTGATCAAACTCATGACTACTTGCTTAAAGTATCAGAGTTCCTTATGATTCGTACCAACCACATGTTGGTCATCGCTGCGTGATTTTTAGGGTATTTTCTGCCTGGAATTATACATACTAGTTCATTTGAGGATCTACAGAAAATTTAAAGATTGTCTCTCCCAAATGATGAATTCCTATATCTATTAGACAAAGATATGACCACATGGTTAAAAAGCCGGAACTGCTTACTATTCAAATAACATCAATTTGGTAGTGTCTTGATACTTTCTCCATCTATAGTTTTCTCAacttttttcttcaaaacaCTTGAGTCATGTGACATTATTGATTTGGACCAAAAATTGTGGATTTCAtaagaataaatttatatttgatcAATGAAACTGACAGAAAAATTATAACCGGGTTTTTGGTCCAAATTAGCAATGTTACATCATCAAGTGTAATTCCATATATCATTAATTATAAATGACAGTCATGAAAAATAAGTCCAATTTGTGTTTTGAGGAACCTGTAACTTGTGAAACTGACCACTAGTCCTAGATTTAGAAATAGGGGAACTAAAATTGTTTTAGTTAAAATAGGGagattaaaattgcatttaagccaaagTGGTATATtacaagaaaaaatataatatatttaaacaaaacaaattaaaacatacTCCTTACTGCAAATTAGATTTGGACAGTTGGCCCTTGAGGGCCTTATCAATACAAAACTCATGTCACCCATTACGTACTCTAAAATAATGTAGCAGCTGATCCAATAAATAACAGCCTCAAGAATTTTTGGCCCTTTGCTAGAAATTTGATTTGAATTAAGATGATAGCATCTCATTCAAAGTCAAAATTGGCTGCTCTCAGTCATAATTGTTTCCAAAACTTTGTGTTTAAGAATTTTTAATAACATAGGAGTACTGTGTAAGGGAGAACATGACACTCATACTCATCCAAATTCAGAGGTCGCTGATGCATACAAAGGTATGGAGATTTGTTGGGTTTGCTTCAGCTGTTGTTGGACTTGTTTGTTATGCTCTAAGCTCTTCCTTCAACCATCTTTTTGGAAACTGGACTTTGTTGAAGATAATTCTTTACACTGTTTTCAGTTTCATTATCTGCCTTGTGATTTTGTATACAAATATATGGAGCCACTCGAGAAGTCTTCGGTTCAAAGCTCATACAGCGTTTTTGGTATTGACAATCACCTCTGTCTATTCCTTTTACTTCGATAAAGTGATGAATGGAAAACCAGATGTATATAGCTTAATTTCATGTGCTGCCTTTGCTATCATGTTGCTGAGTTTGTCGCGGCAAACTCAGAGCGGATTCGAAGTGGATCTTCTTTACTTTTTTCTCGGATGTCTAATTGTGTTACTCATGAAGGTTAGATTGCAGTTATTCATTCTTGGAGCAGGTTTGAGTTATTCCCTTATCATTCTtcgttctttcttttcttctacaCAAGATATTGTATACTCTGAACTAGAACATGAAAGTTCAGTAATTATTGAAGTCAATTCGCTGCAACAACTAGCCAGTACTGATATTGCTAGTACAATGGAACAACTAAGGTCTTATCTTAACACTCTCcagcagaaaaatttgaatcTTGTGGATATACTGTTGAAGCATGTGAATGAATATGGTGACTCTGAATTGATGTCGTTCGGCCCCAACTTCATGATCAATGAGTTGCAGCCAGAATTGATCAACTACCTTCATGAAACCGCGAAGTTGATGGTTCGCGCTGGATTTGAGGAAGAGTTTTCTAAGGTATACATCAATTGTAGAAGGAAGTGTTTGGAGGAGTGCCTAATAAATAGATTATTTGGCTTGCAGAAGATTAACCTCAAGAATGAACATCGACAAGTGAGATATGTAGATACTGTGATTAAAAGGTGGATCACAGCATCCGAAATTGCTCTTAAGATTCTATTTCCCTTCGAACAACGACTCTGTGATCATGTCTTTTCAGGTTTCACCTCCTCCGCTACTCGTTGTTTCACCGAGGTTTTCCACGGAACAACATTTCAGCTTCTGAATTTCGCTGATGAAGTTGCTCATGGAAGCCCTTCAATTTGGCGTTTATTCAAAATGCTCGCAATCTTTGAGACATTGCATTATCTGATACCGAAATTCCAGTTGTGTCCTGATTCGTTGGTGAACGAAGCAGCAGTTACAGTCCAAAACAGATTAGGCATAGCAATCAGTGAACTTTTCGTGAAACTGAACTATCTTATTTTTCGTGTCCCAGCAGCTAAGAAAGTTGCTCCGTCTGATGGCCGAGTTCATCCAATGACGGTCCAGATAATTAGTTACCTTGCTTCTGCTTGTAGGTCTCGTCATACACTAGAACAAATTTTGCAGGAATATCCCAAGGTGAATAATGGAGTAGTAGTGAAAGTTTCTTTTATAGCACACATGCAGTGGATATTGGATATACTAGAGAAAAGATTGAAAGCCAAGTCTAAAGACTACAAAAACCCTGCTTTGGGCTATCTTTTCATGATGAATAACAGGAGTCACATAGAAGCTATAATTAAAACTTGGGATTTGGAAACCATTTTCGGCGATGATTGGTTCAAAAAATATCAAGCAAAAATACAACAAGACTTTGATCTTTATCAAAGAAACTCATGGAACAAGGTGTTGGAGTTTTTGAAGTTGGACAACAATGACTTTGTGGCACCCGATGATAATGTTACGTCAGAGTTATTGAAAGAGAAGCTAAATCTGTTCAACAAGCATTTTGATGAGATGTATAGAGTTCAGTCTACTTGGTCTGTTTATGATAAGAAGCTGAGAgaagaaataataatatcagTGGGAAATACTTTGTTGCCTGTATATGGAATCTTCATTGGGAGGTTCCGGGATTGTTTTGGTGTTCATGCTAATGAATATATTGAATATGGAATGTTTGAGATTCAAGATCGACTCAACAATTTGTTTCTGGGAAAAAGATAGACGAATCATCAAAATTTAGATGAACCATTTGGTTGAGTTTTCCGGTATGTTTCCTCCACTGAAGTAATCATATTTGAGACATGTTAGACAATAAATATAGATACTTTGTAGTGTATGTTTAGTGATAATGATTAAGAATATTATGTATTTGGATCCTCTGCCGCGACTGCACTGTAGAGGCTATTTATATAGTCTCTACGGTGGTTTCACCGTGCAACAACTAGGTATGTgagtgtgtatatatatttcaaaattagGAAATATAGGAAAGAGGTGAATTGAAATTCTGTGGTTTGTTGAAGTATAATTTGTATCATTATTAGCAAGCAGTTAAGTTTGTACATGCTATAtctatataagtttttttttaataaaattttgttaacaTATCTAATTCGTTCGCATTTTGGATTTCAAAAATTTCCTGCACGTACATATCTGTGTCATATCACACCCGTATCTGGGCTTCATAAGGTGTAGTAGGCTTATGCTACCACATACATGTTATTTTTCTCGTTTTTAATATCTTTTAGCATGTTAGATAATGGTTATGGTTTGAGGTGTCAACATAGTTGAAATTTTTCTCTCTATAGTGATGCAATAGCATGTCAAATAGTCATTTATCGAAAATTTGGCACACACTTATGTTATGTGTCCTACATTACATTTTCATTTAGCATGTGTTTAGAATTCATTTGATTCAAGTTGTCACTATGTGCTCGGGGTAAAGCTACACATTGAAACTTCAACCAGACATGCTATCAAATTCAACTGTAGTTTTAAATACACTATCAAATAGAGTTCTCTAAACGTACTCACTTCGTTATATTGTCTGATGATAGTATATATTGTTCAGCTTATTACTATTATCATATTTGTTGTTGGCCACGTGTGCATAACCAACTCTTATCAGATTGCAGGCAAATTATATTAATAGTATATGGTTGGCACGTTTTATATAGCTCATTGCATGATGATGATTTACAACTATATTGTTTAACAGTAACCTCATATTAGTGTTCAGCATTACTACACGAAGAAATCAATGTCCCCTC encodes:
- the LOC123919460 gene encoding exocyst complex component EXO70B1-like, with protein sequence MTLILIQIQRSLMHTKVWRFVGFASAVVGLVCYALSSSFNHLFGNWTLLKIILYTVFSFIICLVILYTNIWSHSRSLRFKAHTAFLVLTITSVYSFYFDKVMNGKPDVYSLISCAAFAIMLLSLSRQTQSGFEVDLLYFFLGCLIVLLMKVRLQLFILGAGLSYSLIILRSFFSSTQDIVYSELEHESSVIIEVNSLQQLASTDIASTMEQLRSYLNTLQQKNLNLVDILLKHVNEYGDSELMSFGPNFMINELQPELINYLHETAKLMVRAGFEEEFSKVYINCRRKCLEECLINRLFGLQKINLKNEHRQVRYVDTVIKRWITASEIALKILFPFEQRLCDHVFSGFTSSATRCFTEVFHGTTFQLLNFADEVAHGSPSIWRLFKMLAIFETLHYLIPKFQLCPDSLVNEAAVTVQNRLGIAISELFVKLNYLIFRVPAAKKVAPSDGRVHPMTVQIISYLASACRSRHTLEQILQEYPKVNNGVVVKVSFIAHMQWILDILEKRLKAKSKDYKNPALGYLFMMNNRSHIEAIIKTWDLETIFGDDWFKKYQAKIQQDFDLYQRNSWNKVLEFLKLDNNDFVAPDDNVTSELLKEKLNLFNKHFDEMYRVQSTWSVYDKKLREEIIISVGNTLLPVYGIFIGRFRDCFGVHANEYIEYGMFEIQDRLNNLFLGKR